One Bosea sp. 685 DNA segment encodes these proteins:
- a CDS encoding transglutaminase-like cysteine peptidase, with translation MLSIHRNFIGSALVALIIGTGATQVQAQSPGGVPVASLPITASGEARAPYAWSDFCKRMPSECRVNISEPERVEMTAKLWKTVVAVNGKINREIEPVTDMEHWGVVDHWDIPDDGKGDCEDYALLKRKRLAEAGIPRRAMLMTVVIDEENAGHAVLMIRTDRGDFILDNKRNAILPWNQTGYVYVKRESQYQTGWTSLGGAQTPTVASVR, from the coding sequence ATGCTTTCAATTCACCGCAATTTTATCGGATCCGCGCTGGTCGCTTTGATCATCGGAACCGGCGCAACGCAGGTTCAGGCCCAGTCGCCCGGCGGCGTTCCTGTCGCGAGTTTGCCGATCACCGCCTCGGGCGAGGCGCGTGCGCCCTATGCCTGGAGCGACTTCTGCAAGCGCATGCCGTCGGAATGCCGGGTCAATATCAGCGAGCCAGAGCGCGTCGAGATGACCGCGAAGCTGTGGAAGACCGTCGTTGCGGTCAACGGCAAGATCAATCGCGAGATCGAGCCGGTGACCGACATGGAACATTGGGGCGTCGTCGACCATTGGGACATTCCCGATGACGGCAAGGGCGACTGCGAGGATTATGCGCTGCTGAAGCGCAAGCGTCTGGCAGAGGCCGGCATTCCGCGCCGCGCCATGCTGATGACGGTCGTGATCGACGAGGAGAACGCCGGCCATGCCGTGCTGATGATCCGCACCGATCGCGGCGACTTCATCCTCGACAACAAGCGCAACGCGATCCTGCCCTGGAACCAGACGGGCTATGTCTATGTGAAGCGCGAATCCCAGTACCAGACGGGCTGGACTTCGCTCGGCGGCGCTCAGACGCCGACCGTCGCCTCGGTGCGCTGA
- a CDS encoding DUF6949 family protein: MSIEPAAYDALQALFIGFAFAGLLASAFELFTTQRADFRLLQAGGLAAVASVPVVVFSAPFLILRNTVRGRRIEGRPFVFVMLASMIASLWSMASGRVVLDLLHLLGSA; encoded by the coding sequence TTGTCGATCGAGCCCGCTGCCTATGATGCGCTGCAGGCGCTGTTCATCGGCTTCGCCTTTGCCGGTTTGCTTGCCAGCGCGTTCGAGTTGTTCACGACGCAGCGCGCCGATTTCCGCTTGCTGCAGGCTGGCGGGCTGGCGGCGGTGGCGAGCGTTCCCGTCGTCGTCTTCAGCGCGCCCTTCCTGATCCTGCGCAACACCGTGCGCGGCCGGCGCATCGAGGGGCGGCCCTTCGTCTTCGTCATGCTGGCGAGCATGATCGCCTCGCTCTGGAGCATGGCCTCGGGGCGGGTGGTGCTCGATCTGCTGCATCTCCTCGGCAGCGCTTGA
- a CDS encoding PAS domain-containing protein: MKNTSTRLVHEYWDALRGDRAAPERGEIEPGALRHALADTFVLENEPIGPVFRLAGTRLCALIGNELRGRAFTALWPDVESQGEMRRLVQTVMDETAGAVAGLSGETKTGAPVYLELLLLPLRYRGRTHARVLGALSPAVTPTWLGLDTLAAMRMISLRMLWPPVSSQRAPEPPMRAGPPKLMVLPGGRL; the protein is encoded by the coding sequence ATGAAGAATACGAGCACCCGACTGGTCCACGAATATTGGGACGCGTTGCGCGGCGACCGCGCCGCCCCCGAACGTGGCGAGATCGAACCCGGCGCGCTGCGACATGCGCTGGCTGATACCTTCGTGCTGGAAAACGAGCCGATCGGCCCGGTTTTCCGGCTGGCGGGGACGCGGCTCTGCGCCCTCATCGGCAATGAACTGCGCGGTCGCGCCTTCACCGCGCTGTGGCCCGATGTCGAATCGCAAGGCGAGATGCGCCGCCTCGTCCAGACCGTGATGGACGAGACGGCAGGCGCCGTCGCCGGACTCTCCGGCGAGACGAAGACCGGCGCGCCGGTCTATCTTGAACTTTTGCTGCTGCCACTGCGCTATCGCGGCCGGACTCATGCGCGCGTGCTCGGCGCGCTGTCGCCGGCGGTCACGCCGACCTGGCTCGGCCTCGACACATTGGCCGCGATGCGCATGATCTCGCTGCGCATGCTCTGGCCGCCCGTTTCGTCCCAGCGTGCCCCGGAGCCGCCGATGCGCGCCGGGCCGCCAAAATTGATGGTCCTTCCCGGCGGAAGACTCTGA
- a CDS encoding phosphatase PAP2 family protein yields the protein MNHAQRFRYAIAGLGLSLGLGLAMPAAAQQRSYLIWLEPGKIDLAKIIGLPPAQNSPENKAEFDRVLQISSTRTPEREKAAIADQYQTLNRFLDGIDQSYVDATHREMRLLFKEAQVEASIVLLSVRRLTSRQRPFTVWNKVRIKPCPGGRPDGTSFPSGHAATAALYAELLSEAAPELAAKFEERVKSYDESRLVCGFHYPSDLTAGDKAGRAIAKALLAERAFRTRFDETRPEIRKAFGLT from the coding sequence ATGAATCACGCTCAGCGCTTTCGTTACGCCATCGCCGGCCTCGGCCTGTCCCTGGGGCTTGGTCTTGCCATGCCCGCTGCCGCCCAGCAGCGTTCCTATCTGATCTGGCTCGAACCGGGAAAGATCGACCTCGCCAAGATCATTGGCCTGCCGCCGGCCCAGAACTCGCCCGAGAACAAGGCCGAGTTCGACCGCGTGTTGCAAATCTCCTCGACCCGGACACCCGAGCGCGAGAAGGCCGCGATCGCCGATCAGTACCAGACCCTCAACCGCTTCCTCGACGGCATCGACCAGAGCTATGTCGACGCGACGCATCGCGAGATGCGGCTCCTGTTCAAGGAGGCGCAGGTCGAGGCCAGCATCGTGCTCCTCAGCGTCCGTCGCCTGACCAGCCGGCAAAGGCCCTTCACCGTCTGGAACAAGGTCAGGATCAAGCCCTGCCCCGGCGGCCGTCCCGACGGCACTTCCTTTCCTTCCGGCCATGCCGCCACCGCGGCGCTCTACGCCGAATTGCTGTCCGAGGCCGCGCCCGAGCTCGCCGCGAAATTCGAGGAGCGGGTCAAGAGCTATGACGAGAGCCGCCTCGTCTGCGGCTTCCATTATCCCTCCGATCTCACCGCTGGCGACAAGGCCGGGCGCGCCATCGCCAAGGCGCTCCTGGCCGAGCGTGCCTTCCGCACCCGCTTCGACGAGACGCGCCCCGAGATCAGGAAGGCGTTCGGCCTGACTTGA
- the yidD gene encoding membrane protein insertion efficiency factor YidD, translated as MVARAPRRVAHGLIRGYQLSLSLLVGRHCRHWPSCSAYTDEAIQRHGLWCGGWIGFARICRCNPYGTSGIDLVCEELPPDAAWYRPWRYGRWRGVNDPGP; from the coding sequence ATGGTCGCGCGCGCGCCGCGCCGTGTCGCGCATGGGCTGATCCGGGGCTACCAGCTTAGCCTGTCCTTGCTGGTCGGGCGGCATTGCCGGCACTGGCCAAGCTGTTCGGCCTATACCGACGAGGCGATCCAGCGCCACGGGCTGTGGTGTGGTGGCTGGATCGGCTTTGCCCGGATCTGCCGCTGCAATCCTTACGGTACCAGCGGCATCGATCTCGTCTGCGAGGAATTGCCGCCCGACGCGGCCTGGTACCGGCCATGGCGCTATGGCCGCTGGCGCGGCGTCAACGATCCGGGGCCTTGA
- a CDS encoding serine hydrolase domain-containing protein, translated as MTPWLPAALAYVSNWLAFQLRHHDQPGCSIAIASGREIVLEAAFGKADIATGEALTPRHGFRIASHSKSFTSAGILRLVEAGRLRLDDKAGSFVPGLHPEVATVTLAQLLSNSAGLTRDGPDNGQFFDRKPYCDKAELLADLASPPVLPASQRLKYSNHGFGLLGLVIEAVTGEPYAEWIAREVVSAVGLAETKPDIGLWTGPMARGHSPKWPLGHRVVVPGDNPCQAMISAAGFVATAADVARYFAQLSPKAERSILSPLNRREMSRRLWTDEESSLGRHYGLGTISGGEGDWAWFGHSGGFQGFITRTAVLPEQDLTISVLTNAIDGLAHPWLDGVVQILKRFQELGAPSAATKDWAGRWWTIWNPGDLVPFADKVLVANPTLFSPFLDAGEIAIEAQDRGRIVKASSFNSPGETARLVRDDAGRVESVWLGGAHVVSEAALKAELLARYQSGNA; from the coding sequence ATGACGCCGTGGCTGCCTGCCGCCCTCGCCTATGTCTCCAACTGGCTCGCGTTCCAGCTCCGCCATCACGACCAGCCGGGATGCTCCATCGCAATCGCGAGCGGGCGGGAAATCGTTCTGGAAGCCGCCTTCGGCAAGGCCGACATCGCGACCGGCGAGGCGCTGACGCCGCGCCATGGCTTCCGCATCGCCTCGCATTCGAAGAGCTTCACCTCAGCCGGCATCCTGCGCCTGGTCGAGGCCGGCCGCCTTCGTCTCGACGACAAGGCGGGCAGCTTCGTGCCTGGCCTCCATCCCGAGGTCGCGACCGTGACGCTGGCGCAGCTCCTCTCCAACAGCGCCGGCCTGACGCGCGACGGCCCCGACAACGGCCAGTTCTTCGACCGCAAGCCCTATTGCGACAAGGCCGAACTGCTCGCCGACCTGGCCTCACCGCCCGTCCTGCCCGCCTCGCAGCGCCTCAAATACTCCAATCACGGCTTCGGCCTGCTCGGCCTGGTGATCGAGGCGGTGACGGGCGAGCCCTATGCGGAGTGGATCGCCAGGGAGGTCGTGAGCGCAGTCGGACTTGCCGAAACCAAACCCGATATCGGCCTCTGGACCGGCCCGATGGCTCGGGGCCACAGCCCGAAATGGCCGCTCGGACATCGCGTCGTCGTGCCCGGCGACAATCCTTGCCAGGCGATGATATCTGCCGCCGGCTTCGTCGCCACGGCCGCCGATGTCGCGCGCTATTTCGCGCAGCTCTCGCCGAAGGCAGAGCGCAGCATCCTCTCGCCCCTCAATCGCCGCGAGATGAGCCGCCGGCTCTGGACCGACGAGGAAAGCAGCCTAGGCCGCCATTACGGCCTCGGCACCATCTCCGGCGGCGAGGGCGACTGGGCCTGGTTCGGCCATTCCGGCGGTTTCCAGGGCTTCATCACCCGCACTGCCGTCCTGCCGGAGCAGGATCTGACGATCTCGGTGCTGACCAACGCCATCGACGGCCTCGCCCATCCCTGGCTCGACGGCGTCGTCCAGATCCTCAAGCGCTTCCAGGAGCTGGGCGCCCCCTCGGCCGCGACCAAGGATTGGGCCGGGCGCTGGTGGACGATCTGGAACCCTGGCGACCTCGTGCCCTTCGCCGACAAGGTGCTGGTTGCCAACCCGACCCTGTTCAGCCCGTTCCTCGATGCCGGCGAGATCGCGATCGAAGCGCAAGATCGCGGCCGCATCGTCAAGGCCTCCTCCTTCAACAGCCCCGGCGAAACGGCGCGGCTGGTGCGCGACGATGCAGGCCGCGTCGAGTCGGTCTGGCTCGGCGGCGCGC
- a CDS encoding CBS domain-containing protein translates to MNVAQLLGDKGHDVISVLPHRTLAEAVRTLSEKRIGAVVVTGADGALVGILSERDIIRALGANGAAALDMPVSRAMTAKVVTCRPQTSMDELMEMMTSGRFRHVPIVDNGRIAGIVSIGDVVKHRVAEIEAESRAMRDYIAMA, encoded by the coding sequence ATGAACGTCGCTCAACTTCTCGGTGACAAGGGCCATGATGTGATCTCGGTGCTACCGCACCGCACATTGGCCGAAGCCGTGCGTACCCTCAGCGAAAAGCGCATCGGCGCAGTGGTGGTGACGGGCGCGGACGGCGCACTCGTCGGCATCCTGTCGGAGCGCGACATCATCCGCGCGCTCGGCGCGAACGGTGCGGCGGCGCTGGATATGCCGGTCTCGCGGGCGATGACCGCCAAGGTCGTGACCTGCCGGCCACAGACCAGCATGGACGAATTGATGGAGATGATGACGTCGGGCCGGTTCCGGCATGTCCCGATCGTCGACAACGGCAGGATTGCCGGCATCGTCTCGATTGGCGACGTCGTGAAGCACCGCGTCGCCGAGATCGAGGCGGAGAGCCGGGCGATGCGCGACTATATCGCGATGGCCTGA
- a CDS encoding patatin-like phospholipase family protein — translation MNDMTIEAPPRRGRPRIGLALGGGAARGWAHIGVIQALTEAGYRPDVIAGTSIGAVVGGCFAAGKLTELSDFAISLTKRRVVGLMDFHIGGAGLIAGGRLKRLLERDLTNTRIEALPVRFVAIATELGSGHEIWLTHGPLVEALRASYALPGVFDPVKLGGRWLMDGALVNPVPVSAARAMGADVVICVNLNSDLTGRGTTIQSHAAEPDPEPELDAPPTSRWFGGITGAAKRVRGMVGRPSSDRPGLAGVMIDAFNITQDRISRSRLAGDPPDVMIGPKLGRIGLFDFHRADEAFELGRQATQRVMDEIEAMVGSRTVSVD, via the coding sequence ATGAACGACATGACCATCGAGGCGCCGCCGCGACGCGGCAGGCCCCGGATCGGGCTTGCGCTCGGTGGCGGAGCGGCGCGCGGCTGGGCCCATATCGGCGTGATTCAGGCGCTGACGGAAGCCGGCTATCGTCCCGACGTGATCGCGGGAACCTCGATCGGCGCCGTCGTCGGCGGCTGTTTTGCCGCCGGCAAGCTCACGGAGCTGTCGGATTTCGCGATCAGCCTGACCAAGCGCCGCGTCGTCGGGCTGATGGATTTCCATATCGGCGGAGCCGGTCTCATCGCCGGCGGGCGGCTCAAGCGACTCCTGGAGCGCGACCTCACCAACACCCGCATCGAGGCACTGCCGGTGCGTTTCGTCGCGATTGCGACCGAACTCGGCTCCGGCCACGAGATCTGGCTGACGCATGGCCCGCTGGTCGAGGCGCTACGCGCCTCCTACGCCCTGCCCGGTGTCTTCGACCCCGTGAAGCTCGGCGGGCGCTGGCTGATGGACGGCGCGCTGGTCAACCCGGTGCCGGTTTCGGCCGCGCGCGCGATGGGCGCCGACGTCGTCATCTGCGTCAATCTCAACAGCGATCTTACCGGGCGCGGCACTACCATCCAGAGCCACGCGGCCGAACCCGATCCCGAGCCTGAGCTCGATGCACCGCCGACATCGCGCTGGTTCGGCGGCATCACCGGTGCGGCCAAGCGCGTGCGCGGCATGGTCGGCCGCCCCAGCAGCGACCGGCCGGGGCTCGCCGGCGTCATGATCGACGCCTTCAATATCACGCAGGACCGGATCTCGCGCTCACGCCTCGCCGGCGATCCGCCCGATGTGATGATCGGCCCAAAGCTCGGCCGCATCGGGCTGTTCGATTTCCACCGCGCCGACGAGGCCTTCGAACTCGGCCGCCAGGCCACCCAGCGCGTCATGGACGAGATCGAGGCCATGGTCGGCAGCCGTACAGTCAGCGTCGACTGA
- the folE gene encoding GTP cyclohydrolase I FolE, whose product MNPVVKSLSVERVLSPSADKFLIKKPTQEQAEEAVRTLILWAGDDPSREGLTDTPRRVTKAYREFYKGYHEDAHEVLERVFEEVEGYKDMVLVRDIPFYSHCEHHMVPFVGKAHIGYYPSKGVVGLSKLARIVDVYARRLQTQETMTAQIAQVIDKVLKPRGVAVLIEAEHMCMSMRGVQKQGSSTMTTQYSGVFKDPAEQVRFFTMVKSPGL is encoded by the coding sequence ATGAACCCTGTGGTTAAGTCCTTGTCCGTCGAGCGGGTGCTCAGCCCCTCTGCAGACAAGTTTCTGATCAAGAAGCCGACGCAGGAACAGGCCGAGGAAGCGGTGCGCACGCTGATCCTCTGGGCCGGTGACGATCCCTCGCGCGAAGGCCTCACCGATACGCCGCGCCGCGTCACCAAGGCCTATAGGGAATTCTACAAGGGCTATCACGAGGATGCGCACGAGGTTCTCGAACGCGTCTTCGAGGAGGTCGAGGGCTATAAGGACATGGTCCTGGTGCGCGACATCCCGTTTTATTCGCATTGCGAGCACCACATGGTGCCCTTCGTCGGCAAGGCGCATATCGGCTACTACCCGTCCAAGGGCGTGGTCGGGCTGTCCAAGCTCGCCCGTATCGTCGACGTCTATGCGCGCCGCCTGCAGACGCAGGAGACGATGACAGCGCAGATCGCTCAGGTCATCGACAAGGTGCTGAAGCCCCGCGGCGTGGCCGTGCTGATCGAGGCCGAGCACATGTGCATGTCGATGCGCGGCGTGCAGAAGCAGGGCTCCTCGACCATGACGACGCAATATAGCGGCGTCTTCAAGGACCCCGCCGAGCAGGTCCGCTTCTTCACCATGGTCAAGTCGCCCGGTCTATAG
- a CDS encoding gamma carbonic anhydrase family protein yields MPLYSLDGTAPETPPEGSWWLAPEAHLIGRVRIGAEVGIWFGAVLRGDNEWIEIGAGSNIQEGCVLHTDMGFPLRVGAGCTIGHRAILHGCIIGENSLVGMGATVLNGARIGANCLVGANALVTEGKEFPDNSLIVGSPARAVRTLDAAAAAGITASARGYVARWKQFATGLQRLG; encoded by the coding sequence ATGCCGCTCTACTCGCTTGACGGAACCGCCCCGGAAACCCCGCCCGAAGGCAGCTGGTGGCTTGCGCCCGAGGCGCATCTGATCGGCCGGGTCAGGATCGGCGCCGAGGTCGGCATCTGGTTCGGCGCGGTTCTGCGCGGTGACAATGAATGGATCGAGATCGGCGCGGGCAGCAACATCCAGGAAGGCTGCGTGCTGCACACCGATATGGGCTTTCCGCTGCGCGTCGGCGCAGGCTGCACGATTGGCCACCGCGCCATCCTGCATGGCTGCATCATCGGCGAGAACAGCCTGGTGGGCATGGGCGCGACGGTGCTGAACGGCGCCAGGATCGGTGCCAACTGCCTCGTCGGCGCCAATGCGCTGGTGACGGAAGGCAAGGAGTTTCCCGACAATTCGCTGATCGTCGGCTCGCCGGCGCGGGCCGTGCGCACGCTCGATGCGGCGGCCGCGGCCGGCATCACCGCCTCGGCGCGGGGCTATGTTGCGCGCTGGAAGCAGTTTGCCACTGGGCTGCAGCGCCTTGGGTAG
- a CDS encoding rhomboid family intramembrane serine protease translates to MSDTSSGPGAPSGREPILNLPAVIIWLVALLALIQAGRGLLSDYDDYMVMSWFAFVPARLTIWFAPERLEEVLSALAQSLQGQDLADRLGLARLLLADGGPRLWTLLSYGLLHGSWVHLISNVVWLAAFGSPVARRLGTGRFLNLMGLSTIGGALLHWWSRDLDVLPLVGASAGVAGATAAAARFVFAPGLRFGALGDDAVVKAIPAERIGQIWRNSRALLFIGIWFVTNILFGSGLVPIFGEETSIAWEAHIGGFLVGLLLFPLLDKGAVKT, encoded by the coding sequence ATGTCGGACACATCCTCCGGTCCTGGCGCTCCTTCCGGGCGCGAGCCGATCCTGAACCTTCCCGCCGTCATTATCTGGCTGGTGGCGCTGCTGGCGCTGATCCAGGCCGGGCGCGGCCTGCTGTCCGACTATGACGACTACATGGTGATGTCCTGGTTCGCCTTCGTGCCGGCGCGATTGACCATCTGGTTTGCGCCCGAGCGGCTGGAGGAGGTGCTGAGCGCGCTGGCGCAGTCGCTGCAGGGGCAGGATCTCGCCGACCGGCTCGGCCTCGCCCGGCTGCTCCTGGCCGATGGCGGCCCCAGGCTCTGGACGCTGCTCAGCTATGGTCTGCTGCACGGCTCCTGGGTGCATCTGATCTCGAACGTCGTCTGGCTCGCGGCTTTCGGCAGCCCGGTCGCGCGCCGACTCGGTACGGGGCGCTTCCTCAATCTGATGGGCCTGTCGACCATCGGCGGCGCGCTGCTGCATTGGTGGTCGCGCGATCTCGACGTGCTGCCGCTGGTGGGCGCCTCGGCCGGCGTCGCGGGCGCTACCGCGGCGGCCGCGCGCTTCGTCTTCGCGCCTGGCTTGCGCTTTGGTGCGCTCGGAGATGATGCGGTCGTCAAGGCAATTCCCGCTGAGCGCATCGGCCAGATCTGGCGCAATTCGCGGGCGCTCCTGTTCATCGGGATCTGGTTCGTCACCAACATCCTGTTCGGTTCCGGGCTCGTACCGATCTTCGGCGAGGAGACCAGCATCGCCTGGGAGGCCCATATCGGCGGCTTCCTCGTCGGCCTGTTGCTATTTCCGCTTCTGGACAAGGGCGCGGTCAAAACCTAA
- the hisI gene encoding phosphoribosyl-AMP cyclohydrolase — MSLFPVATDKQALEEGDALSPRFDANGLVTCVTTDAATGELLMVAHMNAEALQRSIETGEAWYWSRSRKELWHKGATSGQIQTIVEMRVDCDQDAVWLKVNVAGDGGCCHTGRHSCFYRRQPLGRDAEPNTGFRPLEPSDI; from the coding sequence ATGAGCCTCTTCCCGGTAGCCACGGACAAGCAAGCCCTCGAGGAGGGCGATGCGCTCAGCCCCCGCTTCGACGCAAACGGCCTCGTCACCTGCGTCACGACAGACGCGGCGACGGGCGAGTTGCTGATGGTCGCGCATATGAACGCCGAGGCCTTGCAGCGCAGCATCGAGACCGGCGAGGCCTGGTATTGGTCGCGCTCGCGCAAGGAACTCTGGCATAAAGGCGCGACTTCGGGGCAGATTCAGACGATCGTCGAGATGCGCGTCGATTGCGACCAGGACGCGGTCTGGCTCAAGGTCAACGTCGCCGGCGATGGCGGCTGCTGCCATACCGGGCGGCATTCCTGTTTCTACAGGCGCCAGCCACTGGGTCGCGACGCCGAGCCGAATACCGGCTTCCGGCCGCTGGAGCCATCTGACATCTGA
- a CDS encoding iron-sulfur cluster assembly scaffold protein, translating to MLSDVYNKRILELAGNIPLLERLPAPDATAKAHSKLCGSTVTVDVSMEGDVVTAFGHEVKACALGQASSSIMARHVVGSTADELRRVREQARAILKENAEPPDGKWSDLSVLVPVRDYKARHASTMLTFDAVVDAIGQIEARRQQAAE from the coding sequence ATGCTGAGCGACGTCTATAACAAGCGGATCCTCGAACTTGCCGGCAATATTCCGCTGCTGGAAAGGCTGCCGGCTCCCGATGCCACCGCCAAGGCGCATTCCAAGCTATGCGGCTCGACGGTGACAGTCGATGTCAGCATGGAGGGCGATGTCGTCACAGCCTTCGGCCATGAGGTGAAGGCCTGTGCGCTCGGACAGGCCTCGTCCTCGATCATGGCGCGTCATGTCGTGGGCTCGACGGCCGACGAACTGCGCCGCGTCCGCGAGCAGGCGCGGGCCATCCTGAAGGAGAATGCCGAGCCGCCGGACGGGAAATGGAGTGATCTGTCCGTGCTCGTGCCGGTGCGTGACTACAAGGCGCGCCACGCCTCGACCATGCTGACCTTCGATGCGGTGGTGGACGCGATCGGCCAGATCGAAGCGCGGCGGCAGCAGGCAGCCGAATAA
- a CDS encoding HAD hydrolase-like protein, with translation MVTAYRLVIFDFDGTLADTYPWFVGVMNGVADRYRFRRVAEHEVDTLRGQSARQVIAHLGVASWKLPFIARHIRGLAARDSEQIPLFDGIHAMLLRLKQEGYVLAIASSNSERNIRRTLGPETAALIAHYACGAGLYGKATKFRRLAKEAHIPHRQCICIGDEIRDAEAAREAGMAFGAVAWGFTNPDALQAQRPASLFRHLDEIVAGLCIAPGAEAR, from the coding sequence TTGGTCACCGCCTATCGACTCGTCATCTTCGACTTCGACGGAACCCTCGCCGACACCTACCCCTGGTTCGTGGGGGTGATGAACGGCGTCGCCGACCGCTACCGCTTTCGCCGCGTCGCGGAGCATGAGGTCGATACGCTGAGAGGCCAGAGCGCGCGGCAGGTCATTGCCCATCTCGGCGTGGCGAGCTGGAAGCTGCCCTTCATCGCCCGCCACATCCGCGGCCTCGCCGCCCGCGACAGCGAGCAGATCCCACTCTTCGACGGCATTCACGCCATGCTGCTCAGGCTGAAGCAGGAGGGCTACGTCCTCGCCATCGCGAGCTCCAACTCCGAGCGCAATATCCGGCGCACGCTGGGACCCGAGACCGCGGCCTTGATCGCGCATTATGCCTGCGGGGCGGGTTTGTACGGCAAGGCGACGAAGTTCAGGCGGCTGGCGAAGGAGGCTCACATCCCGCATCGGCAATGCATCTGCATCGGCGATGAAATCAGGGATGCCGAGGCCGCCCGCGAGGCCGGCATGGCCTTCGGCGCAGTCGCCTGGGGCTTCACCAACCCCGACGCGCTGCAGGCGCAGCGGCCGGCCTCCCTGTTCAGGCACCTCGACGAGATCGTCGCCGGTCTCTGCATCGCTCCGGGTGCAGAAGCGCGCTGA
- a CDS encoding PilZ domain-containing protein, translating into MLSALQTPRTVSRAAERRRHYRMKVVLLGRYMLPNRMEYPCQSVDISPGGLHLAAPAKAAPGDRVIVYLEHLGRIEGVAVRTTMEGFAMTITATSRKREKFTAQLTWLANRDELGLPEDRRHERIVPRNPRSVLTMEDGIEHVVRIIDISLSGTAFSTDLDLPMGMPVKIGSTPAKIVRRFDGGFAAEFRFPLSADLLDENLEL; encoded by the coding sequence ATGTTGAGCGCATTGCAAACGCCCCGTACGGTCTCCCGTGCTGCTGAGCGCAGGCGGCACTATCGTATGAAGGTCGTTCTGCTGGGCCGCTACATGCTGCCCAACCGCATGGAATACCCCTGCCAATCCGTCGACATCTCGCCCGGAGGCCTGCATCTCGCCGCGCCTGCCAAGGCAGCGCCGGGTGATCGCGTCATCGTCTATCTGGAACATCTCGGTCGCATCGAAGGCGTCGCCGTACGCACCACGATGGAGGGCTTCGCGATGACCATCACCGCGACCAGCCGCAAACGCGAGAAATTCACCGCCCAGCTCACCTGGCTCGCCAACCGCGACGAATTGGGCCTGCCCGAAGATCGCCGCCACGAGCGCATCGTGCCGCGCAATCCGCGCTCGGTCCTGACGATGGAGGATGGCATCGAGCATGTCGTGCGCATCATCGACATCTCGCTATCGGGCACCGCATTCTCGACCGATCTCGATTTGCCCATGGGCATGCCGGTGAAGATCGGCTCGACGCCCGCCAAGATCGTGCGCCGCTTCGACGGCGGTTTTGCCGCCGAATTCCGCTTCCCGCTCTCGGCGGACCTGCTCGACGAGAATCTCGAGCTCTAG
- a CDS encoding DUF3126 family protein, whose product MDKTELAKLEGYLRRTFANHAISVRARMKKNDSAEVYLADEFIGIIHVDDEDGDRSFNFTMAILDVDLED is encoded by the coding sequence GTGGACAAGACAGAACTCGCCAAGCTCGAAGGCTACCTGCGCCGCACCTTCGCCAACCATGCGATCAGCGTGCGGGCGCGCATGAAGAAGAACGATTCGGCCGAGGTTTATCTGGCCGACGAGTTCATCGGCATCATCCATGTCGATGACGAGGACGGCGACCGCTCGTTCAACTTCACCATGGCGATCCTCGACGTCGATCTCGAGGACTGA